The sequence AGACAAAACGGGAGACAAACCTTTATCTGATGTTGTAAAAGAATACATTAAGGAAAAATACAATAAACCAGGCGATGTTTTTTTGGGTGTGATTCATCGTTTGGATCGACCTACTACCGGAATTGTAGTTTTTGCTCGAACCAGCAAAGCATTGTCACGAATGAATGAATTATTCAGCAATCGTGAAACTAAAAAAACATATTGGGCTGTTGTAAAAAATAAACCTAGCGAGGCTTCGGCCAAATTGCTGCATTATTTAAAAAGAAACGAAAAAAACAATACTTCAAAAGCGCATTTAAAAGAAGTTCCTGATAGCAAACTGGCAAGTTTGGACTACAAAATTATTAAGGAACTCCAAAATTATACTGCTCTTGAAATCAATCTTCATACGGGGCGCCATCATCAAATTAGAGCACAACTTTCTGCAATTGGCTCACCAATAAAAGGCGATTTAAAATATGGTGCAGATCGCAGCAATCCTGATGGTGGCATTCATCTTCACGCCAGAAAACTGGTTTTCGTACACCCTGTTTCAAAAGAAAACATCACGATTAT comes from Flavobacterium sp. KACC 22761 and encodes:
- a CDS encoding RNA pseudouridine synthase, encoding MKILSDKNNLQILHEDNHIIVVNKRVGDIVQGDKTGDKPLSDVVKEYIKEKYNKPGDVFLGVIHRLDRPTTGIVVFARTSKALSRMNELFSNRETKKTYWAVVKNKPSEASAKLLHYLKRNEKNNTSKAHLKEVPDSKLASLDYKIIKELQNYTALEINLHTGRHHQIRAQLSAIGSPIKGDLKYGADRSNPDGGIHLHARKLVFVHPVSKENITIIAPTPDETIWNAV